A single region of the Neotabrizicola shimadae genome encodes:
- a CDS encoding aspartate aminotransferase family protein → MKNDGSMINAFVPGQGGLTENESRLVERRAKTLGPAYRLFYKHPVHLVRGEGVWLYDPQGRAYLDCYNNVASVGHCHPRVVAATAAQAATFASHTRYLHETVLDYAEALLATFPAELGHVMFTCTGSEANDLALRIARAATGGTGIIVTETAYHGVTQAVSGFSPSLGEGVPLGEHVRTVPAPDPLRLPGDLGTAFAAGVQAAIDDLTRHGVKPAVLIVDTVFSSDGVFADPPGFLAPAVEAIRKAGGLFIADEVQPGFGRTGSHMWGFQRHRIVPDMVSLGKPMGNGYPVAGLVLRPEVIADFGAKARYFNTFGGNAVAAATAMAVLDVIRDEGLQQNAATVGAAFRAGLADLATRHAALGPTRGAGLFVGQEIVANGDPMAAEAAEAARIVNDLREEGVLISATGPRANVLKIRPPLPFSLDNLAFFLDRLDKVLARTSVKSK, encoded by the coding sequence ATGAAGAACGACGGCAGCATGATCAACGCCTTCGTGCCCGGTCAGGGCGGGCTGACCGAGAACGAGAGCCGACTGGTGGAACGCCGGGCCAAGACACTCGGGCCCGCCTACCGGCTGTTCTACAAGCACCCGGTCCATCTCGTCCGGGGCGAAGGCGTCTGGCTCTACGACCCGCAAGGCCGCGCCTATCTCGACTGCTACAACAACGTGGCATCGGTCGGCCATTGCCACCCCCGTGTGGTCGCGGCGACTGCCGCACAGGCCGCCACCTTCGCCAGCCACACCCGCTATCTGCACGAAACCGTGCTCGACTATGCCGAGGCGCTGCTGGCAACCTTTCCGGCCGAGCTTGGCCACGTCATGTTCACCTGCACCGGGTCCGAGGCGAATGATCTGGCCCTCCGCATCGCCCGCGCCGCCACCGGCGGCACCGGGATCATCGTCACGGAAACCGCCTATCACGGCGTCACGCAGGCCGTTTCCGGTTTCTCGCCCTCTCTGGGCGAAGGCGTGCCTCTTGGCGAACATGTCCGCACCGTCCCCGCCCCCGATCCCCTGCGCCTGCCGGGCGATCTGGGCACTGCCTTCGCCGCCGGCGTGCAGGCCGCCATCGACGACCTCACGCGCCACGGCGTCAAGCCCGCCGTGCTGATCGTGGACACGGTCTTTTCCTCCGATGGTGTCTTTGCCGATCCGCCCGGCTTCCTTGCGCCTGCGGTGGAGGCCATCCGCAAGGCCGGCGGCCTCTTCATCGCCGACGAGGTGCAGCCGGGCTTCGGCCGCACCGGCAGCCACATGTGGGGCTTCCAGCGGCACCGGATCGTCCCCGACATGGTCTCGCTCGGCAAGCCCATGGGCAACGGCTATCCCGTTGCTGGGCTGGTGCTGCGCCCCGAGGTCATCGCCGATTTCGGCGCGAAGGCGCGCTATTTCAACACCTTCGGCGGCAATGCCGTGGCCGCTGCCACCGCCATGGCCGTGCTGGACGTGATCCGCGACGAAGGCTTGCAGCAGAACGCCGCGACCGTGGGCGCCGCCTTCCGCGCGGGCCTCGCCGACCTTGCCACCCGCCATGCCGCGCTTGGCCCCACCCGCGGCGCCGGGCTTTTCGTCGGGCAGGAAATCGTCGCGAACGGTGATCCCATGGCCGCCGAGGCCGCCGAGGCCGCCCGCATCGTCAACGACCTGCGCGAGGAAGGCGTGCTGATCTCCGCCACCGGCCCGCGCGCCAATGTGCTGAAGATCAGGCCGCCCCTGCCCTTCAGCCTGGACAACCTCGCCTTCTTCCTGGATCGGCTCGACAAGGTGCTCGCGCGGACAAGTGTTAAGTCCAAGTAA
- a CDS encoding phosphotransferase, with amino-acid sequence MTQTNSSLTTAPPQITASAAARLAAEHFGLFGTLTRLTSERDLNFRIEGPEGAHVVKIANAQEPHEVTRFQTEALLHLHSTAPDLPVPRLRRTVTGATEVILPGGEMLRALTYLQGQPMHAAPHPPAQRIAMGQMAARLTKGLQGFAHPAAGHRLQWDIRHAADLAPLLPQIADADLRSLATATLERFVAHVAPRLKDCRWQVVHNDLNPHNVLVDPADPAIISGILDFGDMVETPLVCDLGVAASYQLDPADAAASLAAFTAAYDTELPLTDTELSLVADLTQARMLTTLAIASWRASLYPDNAPYILRNVPSAQAGLAALAAVPPEALTETIARACGRT; translated from the coding sequence ATGACCCAGACCAATTCCAGCCTGACCACCGCCCCGCCGCAGATCACGGCCAGCGCCGCGGCCAGGCTCGCCGCCGAACATTTCGGCCTTTTCGGCACCCTGACCCGCCTCACCTCGGAACGCGACCTGAACTTCCGCATCGAGGGGCCCGAGGGCGCCCATGTGGTCAAGATCGCCAATGCCCAGGAACCGCACGAGGTCACGCGCTTCCAGACCGAGGCGCTCCTGCACCTTCACTCCACGGCGCCCGACCTGCCCGTGCCCCGCCTCCGCCGCACCGTCACTGGCGCTACGGAAGTGATCCTGCCGGGGGGCGAGATGCTGCGCGCCCTGACCTATCTTCAGGGCCAGCCCATGCATGCCGCGCCCCACCCGCCTGCGCAACGCATCGCGATGGGGCAGATGGCGGCACGGCTGACAAAGGGCTTGCAGGGCTTTGCCCATCCCGCTGCCGGCCACCGCCTGCAATGGGACATCCGCCATGCCGCCGACCTGGCGCCCCTGCTGCCGCAAATCGCCGATGCGGACCTGCGATCGCTGGCCACCGCCACGCTCGAAAGGTTCGTGGCCCATGTCGCCCCCCGGCTGAAGGACTGCCGCTGGCAGGTGGTCCACAACGATCTGAACCCGCACAACGTTCTGGTGGACCCCGCCGATCCCGCCATCATCAGCGGCATCCTCGACTTCGGCGACATGGTGGAAACCCCGCTGGTCTGCGATCTGGGCGTCGCCGCCAGCTACCAGTTGGACCCGGCTGATGCCGCCGCCAGCCTCGCCGCCTTCACCGCCGCCTATGACACGGAGCTTCCACTGACCGACACCGAGCTTTCGCTCGTCGCCGATCTCACGCAGGCGCGGATGCTTACCACCCTCGCCATCGCCTCCTGGCGGGCCAGCCTCTACCCCGACAACGCGCCCTACATCCTGCGCAATGTCCCCTCGGCGCAGGCCGGGCTTGCCGCCCTCGCCGCCGTCCCGCCCGAGGCCCTGACCGAAACCATAGCCCGCGCCTGCGGAAGGACCTGA
- a CDS encoding nucleobase:cation symporter-2 family protein: protein MTDKTHPVDEVLPPPRLFVLGLQHVLVMYAGAIAVPLIVGRALKLEPADVAFLISADLFACGIVTLIQSLGMTQWFGVKLPVMMGVTFASVGPMLAIAGANPGPDGARLIFGAIIGAGIIAMLIAPLVSRMLRFFPPVVTGTIILVIGVTLMRIGINWIFGNPVGPTAPMLVDPAQADWLKALQEAAAAGGAAVPEKLALAPSVPNPAYATPGNIALSAVVLAAVLLIARFGKGFLANISVLLGIVIGGLLATLLGQMSFAKVGEAAWFGLITPFHFGMPIFDPVMILTMTLVMIVVMIESTGMFLALGDMTGRKITQPVLSAGLRTDGLGTLIGGIFNTFPYTSFSQNVGLVGVTGIRSRFVCVAGGLILIVLGLVPKMGALVEALPTAVLGGAGLVMFGMVAATGIRILAAVDFKTSRNNLFVVAVSLGFGMIPLIAPNFKQWMPHGIHPLIESGILLATISAVALNAFFNGTTGTAEDLKEAASVADH, encoded by the coding sequence ATGACCGACAAGACGCATCCGGTGGACGAGGTCCTCCCGCCGCCCCGGCTCTTCGTGCTGGGGCTTCAACATGTTCTGGTGATGTATGCCGGCGCCATCGCCGTGCCCCTGATCGTCGGCCGCGCGCTGAAGCTGGAGCCGGCCGACGTGGCCTTCCTCATCTCGGCCGACCTCTTCGCCTGCGGCATCGTCACGCTGATCCAGTCGCTCGGGATGACCCAGTGGTTCGGCGTCAAGCTGCCGGTGATGATGGGCGTCACCTTCGCCTCGGTCGGCCCGATGCTGGCCATCGCCGGAGCGAACCCCGGCCCGGACGGCGCGCGGCTGATCTTCGGCGCCATCATCGGCGCCGGCATCATCGCCATGCTCATCGCGCCCCTGGTAAGCCGGATGCTGCGCTTCTTCCCGCCCGTCGTCACCGGCACCATCATCCTGGTGATCGGCGTCACGCTCATGCGCATCGGCATCAACTGGATCTTCGGCAACCCCGTCGGCCCCACCGCGCCGATGCTGGTCGATCCCGCCCAGGCCGACTGGCTCAAGGCCCTGCAAGAGGCCGCCGCCGCCGGCGGCGCGGCTGTGCCGGAAAAGCTCGCCCTCGCGCCCTCGGTCCCCAACCCCGCCTATGCCACGCCCGGCAACATCGCGCTTTCCGCCGTGGTGCTGGCAGCCGTCCTTCTCATCGCCCGCTTCGGAAAGGGCTTCCTCGCCAACATCTCGGTGCTCCTTGGCATCGTGATCGGCGGCCTCTTGGCCACGCTTCTGGGCCAGATGAGCTTTGCCAAGGTGGGCGAGGCCGCCTGGTTCGGCCTCATCACCCCCTTCCACTTCGGGATGCCGATCTTCGATCCGGTGATGATCCTCACCATGACCCTGGTGATGATCGTGGTGATGATCGAATCCACCGGCATGTTCCTGGCCCTGGGCGACATGACGGGCCGCAAGATCACCCAGCCCGTCCTGTCCGCCGGCCTGCGCACCGATGGCCTCGGAACGCTGATCGGCGGCATCTTCAATACCTTCCCCTACACCTCGTTCAGCCAGAACGTGGGCCTCGTCGGTGTCACCGGCATCCGGTCGCGCTTCGTCTGCGTGGCCGGCGGGCTCATCCTCATCGTCCTCGGCCTCGTCCCGAAGATGGGCGCCCTGGTCGAGGCGCTGCCCACCGCCGTCCTGGGCGGCGCGGGGCTTGTCATGTTCGGCATGGTCGCCGCTACCGGCATCCGCATCCTGGCGGCGGTGGATTTCAAGACCAGCCGCAACAACCTGTTTGTCGTGGCGGTCTCGCTCGGCTTCGGGATGATCCCGCTGATCGCGCCCAACTTCAAGCAATGGATGCCGCATGGCATCCACCCGCTGATCGAATCGGGCATCCTTCTGGCCACCATCTCGGCCGTTGCCCTGAACGCCTTCTTCAACGGCACCACCGGCACCGCCGAAGACCTGAAGGAAGCCGCCTCGGTGGCCGATCACTAG
- a CDS encoding ureidoglycolate lyase, protein MRIIHPEPLTAEAFALFGEVLEATGDFRLINAGLCRRHHDRARLDFGTGRAGISVFDAEPRALPYDFDLIERHPEGTQAFLPMTQSPFLVIVALNPEAIPRAFVTNGAQGINLARGTWHGVLTPLHAPGLFAVVDRIGDGANLEEHRFAEPWRVTA, encoded by the coding sequence ATGAGGATCATCCACCCCGAACCCCTGACCGCCGAAGCCTTCGCCCTGTTCGGCGAGGTGCTGGAGGCGACCGGCGACTTCCGCCTCATCAACGCCGGCCTCTGCCGCCGCCACCACGACCGCGCCCGGCTGGATTTCGGCACCGGCCGCGCCGGCATCTCGGTCTTCGACGCCGAACCCCGCGCGTTGCCCTACGACTTCGACCTGATCGAACGCCACCCCGAAGGCACCCAGGCCTTCCTGCCCATGACGCAGTCCCCCTTCCTCGTCATCGTGGCGCTCAACCCTGAGGCAATCCCCCGCGCCTTCGTCACCAATGGCGCGCAGGGCATCAATCTCGCGCGCGGCACCTGGCACGGCGTGCTCACGCCCTTGCACGCCCCCGGCCTCTTCGCTGTCGTGGATCGCATCGGCGACGGCGCGAACCTCGAAGAGCACCGCTTCGCCGAACCCTGGCGGGTCACCGCCTGA
- a CDS encoding bifunctional allantoicase/(S)-ureidoglycine aminohydrolase, whose protein sequence is MTSYAVPADGLPPQTALHTGRAVFTEAYAVIPRGVMSDIVTSLMPGWDKTRFWVIARPLSGFSETFSQYILTIDPQGGSDYPEPESGAEGVLFVTEGRPRLTIGDQHHDLAPGGYAYLPPGAKWTLWNPGAAPAKLHWIRKLYEPAPGLPLPEAFVTNEQHRSPAAMPGTKGAWATTRFVDPFDLRHDMHVNIVTFQPGGLIPFEETHVMEHGLYVLEGKAVYRLNRDWVEVEAGDFMWLRAYCPQACYAGGPGPFRYLLYKDVNRHAKLRGPGAFGPARG, encoded by the coding sequence ATGACCAGCTATGCCGTCCCCGCCGACGGCCTTCCGCCCCAGACCGCGCTGCACACCGGCCGCGCCGTGTTTACCGAAGCCTACGCCGTGATCCCGCGCGGCGTCATGTCCGACATCGTCACCAGCCTCATGCCCGGCTGGGACAAGACGCGCTTCTGGGTCATCGCCCGCCCGCTGTCGGGCTTCTCCGAGACCTTCTCGCAATACATCCTGACCATCGACCCCCAGGGCGGCTCGGATTATCCCGAACCCGAATCGGGCGCCGAAGGCGTGCTCTTCGTCACCGAAGGCCGCCCCCGCCTCACCATCGGCGACCAGCACCACGACCTCGCCCCCGGCGGCTACGCCTATCTGCCGCCCGGCGCGAAATGGACATTGTGGAACCCCGGTGCCGCCCCCGCGAAACTGCACTGGATCCGCAAGCTATACGAGCCCGCCCCCGGCCTGCCCCTGCCCGAGGCTTTCGTCACCAACGAACAGCACCGCTCCCCCGCCGCCATGCCGGGGACCAAGGGTGCCTGGGCCACCACCCGCTTCGTCGATCCCTTCGACCTGCGCCACGACATGCATGTGAACATCGTCACCTTCCAGCCCGGCGGCCTGATCCCGTTCGAGGAAACCCATGTCATGGAACACGGGCTCTATGTGCTGGAAGGCAAGGCGGTCTACCGGCTGAACCGCGACTGGGTCGAGGTCGAGGCCGGCGATTTCATGTGGCTGCGCGCCTATTGCCCGCAGGCCTGCTATGCCGGCGGCCCCGGCCCCTTCCGCTATCTCCTCTACAAGGACGTCAACCGCCACGCCAAACTCCGCGGCCCCGGTGCCTTCGGCCCGGCACGCGGCTAG